The genomic segment ACTGTTCAAAGAGCCTTACTTGGAGTTAGTATAATGGAGATTAATTCAACTCTCGCCAAAGAGAAGGGGCTTAAAGGTGTTACGGGAGTTTATGTCGCCTCTGTAAATCAGTCAAGCGCTGCTGATAAAGCTGGTTTAAAAGAAGGAGATGTTATTACTCATGTTAACCAGATCCCTGTAAATTCATCGGCTTCATTGCAGGAAAATGTGGCAAGATTCCGCCCTGGAGATAAAATTAGAGTAAAGTATGTACGTGATGGAAAAGAGCAAGAAGTTGATGCTATACTTATGAATACCAAAGGAAATACTGCGCTTGTGAAGAAGGAAGATATCACTGCTTCAACAAAATCTGTGGGAGCCAGCCTGATTGATCTTTCAAAAGAAGAAATGAAAAAGTTAAGAATTGATGGAGGAGCAAAAGTAACTAAGCTGCTTCCTGGTAAATTCAAAGAAGCAGGTATTAAAGAAGGCTTCATCATTACTTCTATAGACAAACAGAAGGTTAAAAATGCCGAAGACCTGATGCACTATCTTGATAGCAATAAATCAGAAGGTACACTTATTGGAGGTATTTATCCGAACGGTCAAAAAGCATATTACGCAGTTGCGTGGTAAGAGTTTGGGTTGCTAATAAATAAATTTGAAAGGCGCCGAATAAGCGCCTTTCTTTTTTTGTTTTACTTTAAAATCAAAACAATTTTTTACAGATTAGCATTTATATTGGTCAATCGAAAATTCTTCATTAATGAAACTGAATTTAAAAGGAGCAGAAAAAATCGACTTTGCAGGTATCCTGTCAGAACTGGGTTTAAAAAATATTAATCCGGCCTTTAGTACAGGAAAGCTTGATGCTGGTAAAGGTAAAAGGACTATTAAAGAGATATTTTCCCCGGTAGATGGTGGTTCAATATCCAAAGTATATTTTGCAAATGATGAAGATTATGATCATGTAATTGTAACAGCGCAAAAGGCATTTGAAGAATGGAGGCAATGGCCTGCTCCAAAAAGAGGAGACATTGTAAGGCAGATAGGAAACAAACTAAGAGAGCATAAAGACGCTTTGGGCAAATTGGTTACCTGGGAAACTGGTAAAATAATGCAGGAAGGATGGGGAGAGGTGCAGGAGATGATAGATATCTGTGATCTAGCCGTCGGTTTGTCAAGACAGCTACATGGATTTACAATGCATTCAGAACGTCCGGAACACAGAATGTATGACCAGTATCATCCGCTTGGACTTGTTGGAATTATTTCTGCATTTAACTTTCCGGTGGCTGTATGGTCCTGGAATGCCATGCTGGCAGCAGTTTGCGGAGATGTATGTATATGGAAACCATCTGAGAAGACACCTCTTACAGCTGTGGCTTGTCAGAATATAATAAAGCAGGTGCTTAAGGAAAATCAGGTTCCTGAAGGTGTATTTAACTATATTATTGGAGGAGCGGAGATTGGAGCAAGGCTCTCTGAAGATTCAAGGATTCCTCTTATTTCAGCTACAGGTTCGACAAGAATGGGAAAAAAAGTTGGAGAAAAGGTTGGAGCAAGGCTTGGACGATCTTTGCTGGAACTAGGTGGAAATAATGCCATCATTGTTACTGAAAAAGCAGATCTTGATCTGGCAATCAGAGCAATTGTATTTGGAGCGGTTGGTACATGTGGCCAAAGATGCACAACAACCAGAAGAATAATCGTTCATGAAAATGTCTATGATGTTGTAAAAAGAAGGTTAAAGAAGATTTATAATGATCTGCCTATCGGTAATCCGTTTAAGCAAGGTATTTTAGTCGGACCACTGATTGATAAAGCTGCAACAGAAAATTATCTTGCTGCTCTTAAAAGAGTTGTAAAGGAAGGGGGAAAACTTATAACGGGAGGTACCGTAATTGAAAGCAGGGAATTCA from the Sporocytophaga myxococcoides genome contains:
- the amaB gene encoding L-piperidine-6-carboxylate dehydrogenase, whose product is MKLNLKGAEKIDFAGILSELGLKNINPAFSTGKLDAGKGKRTIKEIFSPVDGGSISKVYFANDEDYDHVIVTAQKAFEEWRQWPAPKRGDIVRQIGNKLREHKDALGKLVTWETGKIMQEGWGEVQEMIDICDLAVGLSRQLHGFTMHSERPEHRMYDQYHPLGLVGIISAFNFPVAVWSWNAMLAAVCGDVCIWKPSEKTPLTAVACQNIIKQVLKENQVPEGVFNYIIGGAEIGARLSEDSRIPLISATGSTRMGKKVGEKVGARLGRSLLELGGNNAIIVTEKADLDLAIRAIVFGAVGTCGQRCTTTRRIIVHENVYDVVKRRLKKIYNDLPIGNPFKQGILVGPLIDKAATENYLAALKRVVKEGGKLITGGTVIESREFKTGTYVNPALVEAKNEFSTVQEETFAPILYMIKYSGPVIEAIKIQNDVKQGLSSSIFSNDIRETETFLSHFGSDCGIANVNIGTSGAEIGGAFGGEKETGGGRESGSDAWKVYMRRQTNTINFSSKLPLAQGIKFDL